One part of the Mya arenaria isolate MELC-2E11 chromosome 3, ASM2691426v1 genome encodes these proteins:
- the LOC128228155 gene encoding ras GTPase-activating-like protein IQGAP2 isoform X1 yields the protein MQCRSHTSKIDKHEWKTHGTIKYSGKKLNKKGVLLEIEGLKPNQFKNTQFEIAATADPWVFEVETKFMGVEVEKVEVNFQDLLQLQSKGVVSMEMFGKMKINVNLFIFLLKKKFCSGK from the exons ATGCAATGTAg GTCGCACACATCAAAGATTGACAAGCATGAATGGAAAACCCACGGGACGATTAAGTACAGTGGGAAAAAGCTCAATAAGAAGGGAGTCCTACTGGAGATTGAGGGGCTGAAACCTAATCA ATTCAAGAATACTCAGTTTGAGATAGCAGCCACAGCTGACCCTTGGGTATTTGAAGTTGAGACCAAGTTTATGGGTGTTGAAGTGGAAAAAGTAGAAGTCAACTTCCAG GACCTTCTACAGCTGCAATCCAAAGGCGTTGTGTCGATGGAGATGTTCGGCAAAATGAAGATCAACGTCAACCTCTTCATCTTTCTCCTTAAGAAGAAGTTTTGCAGTGGAAAGTAA
- the LOC128228155 gene encoding ras GTPase-activating-like protein IQGAP2 isoform X2, which yields MSHTSKIDKHEWKTHGTIKYSGKKLNKKGVLLEIEGLKPNQFKNTQFEIAATADPWVFEVETKFMGVEVEKVEVNFQDLLQLQSKGVVSMEMFGKMKINVNLFIFLLKKKFCSGK from the exons AT GTCGCACACATCAAAGATTGACAAGCATGAATGGAAAACCCACGGGACGATTAAGTACAGTGGGAAAAAGCTCAATAAGAAGGGAGTCCTACTGGAGATTGAGGGGCTGAAACCTAATCA ATTCAAGAATACTCAGTTTGAGATAGCAGCCACAGCTGACCCTTGGGTATTTGAAGTTGAGACCAAGTTTATGGGTGTTGAAGTGGAAAAAGTAGAAGTCAACTTCCAG GACCTTCTACAGCTGCAATCCAAAGGCGTTGTGTCGATGGAGATGTTCGGCAAAATGAAGATCAACGTCAACCTCTTCATCTTTCTCCTTAAGAAGAAGTTTTGCAGTGGAAAGTAA
- the LOC128227847 gene encoding proline-rich protein PRCC-like: protein MSLVAYGSSDDSEGTDTDDVQPSASSMQTSVAFNKNSNAKHTAVSVDQISDSDDSDRETPAGPGQESTSNLLAGLPEPKSGFSSVTEETDILEDEVKPKASQVADIPKPAPKKGRQPVRITIPALPDSDEEDEPAKKKPRVGLGSGKSGLTSLLPPPVHATKKEANRILLPYSLTKKSQSNTTTKPKPPLKVSTATVKSGIVSSLAKYGSDSDEEEEESDEPVNFFSLGSDRENNEEVVTVTESPAERLQQVDKRETNVMSDRSVSTVPLPPGPIRGSLKLPAPTHKPQSETVKHSAHPNVDSVTSKNVSYSDDSDSIGSTTVSSNAPTVDPDAPLIFKGGVTKRHPSLPATSQDVGPMLPEAQAGYSNYDGYGAGSYPEPEDVEGYQQDQEFLRLQGKQQRGREEINIINVNADDFTDPSEIMKNMTEEQSYQSHKKNGDQPSSQQRRKHQIGYLAFQAKERELELKNQWSQNKMTRKQTQAKYGF from the exons ATGTCACTTGTTGCCTATGGTTCGAGCGATGACAGTGAAGGTACTGACACGGATGACGTACAGCCGTCTGCTTCATCCATGCAAACGTCAgttgcatttaacaaaaacagtAATGCTAAACATACTGCTGTCAGTGTTGACCAGATATCTGATTCAGATGATTCAGACAGAGAAACTCCTGCAGGACCTGGACAAGAATCTACATCAAATCTGCTTGCAG GTTTGCCTGAGCCCAAATCTGGTTTCTCAAGTGTGACAGAAGAGACAGACATATTGGAAGATGAGGTGAAGCCAAAGGCCTCCCAGGTGGCAGACATCCCCAAGCCCGCACCCAAAAAAGGCAGACAGCCTGTCAGAATCACCATACCTGCACTACCA GACTCTGATGAAGAGGATGAACCTGCAAAGAAGAAACCCAGAGTTGGACTTGGTTCA GGGAAGTCAGGCCTGACATCACTGCTTCCTCCGCCAGTTCATGCAACCAAGAAGGAAGCAAATAGGATTCTTTTGCCATATTCCCTCACAAAGAAATCTCAGTCAAACACTACTACAAAACCTAAACCTCCTCTTAAGGTGTCTACAGCTACTGTAAAATCTGGCATAGTATCCAGTCTAGCCAAGTATGGCAGTGACAGTGATGAGGAAGAGGAAGAATCTGATGAACCAGTCAACTTCTTTTCTCTTGGCTCAGATAGAGAAAATAATGAGGAGGTGGTAACTGTGACTGAATCACCTGCTGAGAGATTACAACAGGTCGATAAAAGGGAGACAAATGTGATGAGTGACAGAAGTGTTTCTACTGTACCTCTACCCCCTGGGCCTATCAGGGGCTCATTAAAACTTCCTGCCCCTACACACAAACCACAGAGCGAAACTGTAAAACACAGTGCCCACCCAAATGTAGACAGTGTAACTAGTAAAAATGTGTCCTATTCTGATGATAGTGACTCTATAGGTTCAACCACAGTGTCATCAAATGCACCTACTGTGGATCCTGATGCCCCATTGATCTTCAAGGGCGGGGTAACCAAGCGCCATCCTAGTCTTCCTGCTACTTCACAGGATGTAGGACCCATGTTGCCTGAAGCTCAGGCAGGATACAGCAACTATGAT GGTTATGGGGCGGGCAGCTACCCTGAGCCTGAGGATGTGGAGGGATACCAACAAGACCAGGAG TTCCTGCGGCTGCAAGGCAAGCAGCAACGGGGTCGTGAAGAGATTAACATCATCAACGTGAACGCAGATGATTTCACCGACCCGTCAGAGATCATGAAGAACATGACAGAGGAACAGTCGTACCAGTCTCACAAAAAGAATGGTGACCAGCCCTCATCACAGCAGAGACGCAAACATCAGATAGGATACCTAGCCTTCCAG gCGAAGGAAAGAGAGCTAGAACTGAAAAACCAGTGGTCCCAGAACAAAATGACCCGCAAACAAACACAGGCAAAATATGGATTCTAG
- the LOC128226255 gene encoding G-protein coupled receptor Mth2-like, whose amino-acid sequence MSMLSLLMVITTHGLFRSLRTIPGWNNILLSVCLLFAQILLQYSASVDRNSKFHNCLVIGILLHFTWLATFFAMNVCSFHMYYVFSSKALTTSHSNTKRTLFKYIAWVVVMPKIIIAAVIGINMAASNSLGYGNTVCFLDTIYDVAFGFITPACLIFVSNFAFFLITFCKIHRSPTLQSNMEGRRDLVIYLKLCTITGLAWPLLLVDAIFDLSWFSFIAVTVNGLQGFFIFLAFVCNERVLNLYTGSLRRDSSSQTTTKGNQIVSRSNTIRSRSLKLKKYND is encoded by the coding sequence ATGTCTATGTTAAGTTTATTAATGGTGATTACGACACACGGTTTATTCAGATCTCTGCGGACTATTCCTGGGTGGAACAATATTCTTTTATCAGTATGTCTTTTGTTCGCGCAAATTTTGCTTCAATATTCTGCATCAGTCGACCGAAATAGCAAGTTTCATAACTGCCTCGTTATAGGCATTCTTTTACACTTCACCTGGCTCGCTACATTTTTCGCCATGAACGTTTGTTCATTTCACATGTATTATGTGTTTTCGTCCAAAGCGTTAACAACCTCACACAGCAACACTAAACGAACGctattcaaatatattgcatgGGTCGTTGTAATGCCTAAAATTATTATAGCAGCGGTTATTGGTATCAACATGGCCGCTTCGAATTCCCTCGGTTATGGAAACACCGTTTGCTTTCTCGATACTATATATGATGTTGCCTTTGGTTTCATTACTCCTGcttgtttgatatttgtttcgaattttgctttctttttaattacattttgcAAGATTCACAGGTCCCCAACACTACAGAGCAACATGGAAGGAAGACGCGACCTCGTTATCTATCTAAAACTTTGCACCATCACCGGTCTGGCTTGGCCTTTACTTTTGGTCGACGCAATCTTTGATTTATCATGGTTTTCGTTTATTGCTGTAACTGTGAACGGGCTTCAAGGCTTCTTTATATTTTTGGCTTTTGTGTGTAACGAACGAGTACTGAATTTGTACACTGGCTCTCTCCGCCGAGATTCATCGTCACAAACAACCACGAAAGGCAATCAGATAGTGTCAAGGTCTAACACTATACGTTCAAGAtcattaaagcttaaaaaatataatgactaA